The Micromonospora sp. NBC_00421 genome contains a region encoding:
- a CDS encoding MFS transporter yields MQAKLSTMFQSLRVRNYRLFATGQLIKLIGVWMMFIAQDWLVLELSDNSATALGVVTALQFTPVLLLTLLSGRLADRYDKRMLLFVANAFWTVLALGMSLLVLTGLVELWHVFAFAALLGTANAVETPVRQAFVSELVGTTLLPNALSLNAAVFNSARIVGPAVAGLAIAAFDVGPVFLFTAVSSIAPLANVVRMRPAELHRKDLLPIGERDSAKIVDGLRYVRRRPDLLLPMVVMSVIGMSLFNFQLTLAALAKTVFHTGAASFGLFSTALAVGALVGALAGTGRRSRPSVWLVLGAAVGCAGFGTLVGLAPAYWLVVTLLLPTGFFMVFFAQAANQRVQLGTDAAFRGRVMSLWVLVFLGTNPVGAPIIGWVAETWGAGASIWMGGLISLATALLALTWQLRRSGARLRFRVLPLPRFYVVSRARLLTPSGR; encoded by the coding sequence GTGCAGGCGAAGCTGAGCACGATGTTCCAGTCCCTGCGAGTCCGCAACTACCGGCTCTTCGCCACCGGACAGCTGATCAAACTGATCGGCGTCTGGATGATGTTCATCGCCCAGGACTGGCTCGTCCTTGAGCTCTCCGACAACTCGGCCACCGCGCTCGGCGTGGTGACCGCGCTCCAGTTCACCCCGGTGCTGCTGCTCACCCTGCTCTCCGGCCGGCTTGCCGACCGGTACGACAAGCGAATGCTGCTCTTCGTCGCCAACGCCTTCTGGACGGTGCTGGCGCTGGGGATGAGCCTGCTGGTGCTCACCGGTCTGGTCGAGCTGTGGCACGTCTTCGCGTTCGCCGCCCTGCTCGGCACCGCCAACGCGGTGGAGACCCCGGTCCGGCAGGCGTTCGTCAGCGAGCTGGTCGGCACCACCCTGCTGCCCAACGCGCTCTCCCTCAACGCCGCGGTGTTCAACTCGGCCCGGATCGTCGGCCCGGCCGTCGCCGGCCTGGCCATCGCCGCCTTCGACGTCGGCCCGGTCTTCCTGTTCACTGCGGTCAGCTCCATCGCGCCGCTGGCCAACGTGGTCCGGATGCGCCCGGCCGAGCTGCACCGCAAGGATCTCCTCCCGATCGGCGAACGGGACTCCGCGAAGATCGTCGACGGGCTGCGTTACGTCAGGCGCCGCCCCGACCTGCTGCTGCCGATGGTGGTCATGTCGGTCATCGGGATGTCGCTGTTCAACTTCCAGCTCACCCTCGCCGCGCTCGCCAAGACGGTCTTCCACACCGGGGCCGCCTCGTTCGGCCTGTTCAGCACCGCGCTGGCGGTCGGTGCACTGGTCGGCGCGCTCGCCGGCACCGGTCGGCGTAGCCGCCCCTCGGTCTGGCTGGTGCTCGGCGCGGCGGTCGGCTGTGCCGGGTTCGGCACCCTGGTCGGCCTCGCCCCGGCGTACTGGCTGGTGGTGACCCTGCTCCTGCCGACCGGGTTCTTCATGGTCTTCTTCGCCCAGGCCGCCAACCAGCGGGTCCAGCTCGGCACCGACGCCGCGTTCCGGGGGCGGGTGATGTCCCTGTGGGTGCTGGTGTTCCTGGGCACCAACCCGGTCGGCGCGCCGATCATCGGTTGGGTCGCCGAGACCTGGGGTGCCGGGGCGAGCATCTGGATGGGTGGACTGATCTCGCTGGCCACCGCCCTGCTCGCGCTTACCTGGCAGCTACGCCGCTCCGGTGCCCGGCTGCGCTTCCGGGTCCTGCCGCTGCCCCGCTTCTACGTGGTCTCCCGGGCCCGGTTGCTGACCCCCAGCGGGCGGTGA
- a CDS encoding MarR family winged helix-turn-helix transcriptional regulator, giving the protein MTERTVTANRVPPAQLAPQLRDAITRLNRRVRQARPVGDLTVTQLSALTSLRLAGALTPRELADVERVQPPTMTKIVAKLEERGLVQRTPHPTDGRQVILAATEGGRAVLDQFERVRDEWLASRLAALTEDDRDTLRRAAEILQQLARA; this is encoded by the coding sequence GTGACGGAGCGGACGGTGACGGCGAACCGCGTGCCACCGGCGCAGCTGGCACCCCAGCTGCGTGATGCGATAACCCGACTCAACAGGCGGGTCCGGCAGGCCCGCCCGGTGGGCGACCTGACGGTCACCCAGCTCTCCGCGCTCACCAGCCTCCGGCTGGCGGGCGCGCTGACGCCCCGGGAACTGGCCGACGTCGAACGGGTCCAGCCACCGACGATGACCAAGATCGTCGCGAAGCTGGAGGAGCGCGGCCTGGTGCAGCGCACCCCTCACCCGACCGACGGCCGGCAGGTCATCCTGGCGGCCACCGAGGGGGGCCGGGCCGTGCTCGACCAGTTCGAGCGGGTCCGCGACGAGTGGCTGGCCAGCCGGCTCGCCGCGCTGACGGAGGACGACCGCGACACGCTACGGCGGGCCGCCGAGATCCTCCAGCAGCTCGCCCGCGCCTGA